The Bacillus zhangzhouensis region TCACTTTTGAATGGGTTACGTAGCCAGAATAATGCAGAGAGTTTTCGTAGAATCGAAGAGTTGGCAACCAAAATTGAAAACAACATAGAGCAAAGCCAGATGCTGACAGGCTTAATGGCCAAAGGATATCTGGAACCTGCTCTGTTTAATAAAGAAAAGAATTCATTGGAAGCAGAAAGAGAAAGTCTTTTTGCGGAAAAGGAACAACTTACTCATTTCGTCAACGGAAATTTTACAAAAGTAGAAGAAGTTGACCGGCTGCTTAAGTTTACGACTAAGTCCAAAATGCTCACATCCTATGAGGATGAGCTGTTATGGGGTCAGTCCCACGTGTCCTTACCTTTTTTTATTTGTAAATGTTTTTTGATGAGTATAGCAAAAAATCTTTCCTTGGAATCTTAATTGAGACAGACAGTACGATCGAACTTTATCGGATACAGCGATTTGGCATTCTTGGCAAACTGCGTTCTCAGATTTTTGTCCAGATGAAGTTCGCTTAATTTGTTCAATATGCTGTTTTCGCATTTTGTCATCTTTGATATTAGCTTGACAGAGTGTTTCATACAAACGCGTTCGTTCGCTCTCAGAATAAATTGGTGATGGATGCTACATGCGGATATTTGCACTTTTCCGATTGATAAAATCCGTTAATTCTATATCATAAATGACTAACTCATTTGATTGAATTTGCCTTAATTCTTTATCTACTTTAAATGTACATCGCTTCGTAAATGAGATTAAAGAAACGATTGTGAGATATCAATCAAGTTTCCTACGCAGCGCTTGATGGCTTGGATGTTTCCATAATTTTGAGCGAGTGGACTCTAAACGGAAATTTTCCGTTTACCAGCCATGTCTTGCGCTTTTTACCACCGTAAATTGTACCCTGATAGTTCTTCGTTTCAATTACGAACAAGGAATGCGGAGAGATGATGATATGGTCAATTTGAGAGTAACCCGTTGAAGAAGAAGGATTTTCTATTAGTACATCATTCAAAAAAAGAAAATCTTTTGGCTATTGCGAGAGCTGAATATCTATTTTGTACTCACCAAGTGCCCCTTTCGGACGTTTTTTTGTTGGACATCTTTTTGTACAATAGGTTTAGCCGTTTTTTCTTTTTAAATAAAAAGTCTAAGAACATTTGTCTCCTCGATTCTGCATTCATTTCTTCTGTATATATCTTATCGTCTCCTTGTCATACTTTTGAATGAAATTGATCCAATAGAATTGACGCGAGAACCAGGAATAGGCAAAATGAAAGAAACTGTAAAGTAAAGGGAGACAAATCATGATTCATATTGTGTTCGGCGCTTCAGCTGCTGGTAGTTTAAAACAAGCATTTATTGAAATGAAAAGAAACCAAATTGAAAAAGTGATCACGTTTGATGATACGTATTCCATTGGCCCGCTTTGGCATTTACACGAACATGAAGGACAAGCGAACCGTATAGAGTGGCTGCGTAACGTGATGTCAAACGAGTTTGGTTATTTTGACGACATGGTTAATGATCAACACAGAATGCTTCAGCAAATAAAAGAAATAATAGCTGGCAGTCGTATTCTCATCTGGGCAGGCAGTAATGCACATGAGCAAATTGGCTTGCGATATGCCATTTATTTATTAAAAGAAAAAAACATTGAATTGTCTCTAATCAATACAACGACAGCATTTGATCAGCTGTTCAATACAAATACAAGAAGAATGATCCTTCGACATTCCGGGGAAATC contains the following coding sequences:
- a CDS encoding NERD domain-containing protein; translated protein: MNDVLIENPSSSTGYSQIDHIIISPHSLFVIETKNYQGTIYGGKKRKTWLVNGKFPFRVHSLKIMETSKPSSAA